The genomic segment ATGATAACTGGTGTAATTTATGGGTTGTTGTATCAAAATAGGCCAGGAAAGTTTGGCTATTAACACCACCTGCAATAAAAATCTTATTACCGTATACCGCTAATGAGTGTCCGGATATGCCAACAGGCATCGTATACTTATCGATCCAACGATTAGTATTGAGGTCGTAAACATTGATCAGACGGGATGGGGTCCCGTTAAAACCACCAATTACATAAAGTTTATCATTTACAATTTTGCCTTTTGCTTCTCTGGCTGTGGGCATATCCGGTAATGGATTCCAGGTATCTGAAGCGATATCATAGTACTGGAATCTATCTGAAAATACGGTAGTGGCAGCTCCATTTAATCCGCTGCCGCCAAATACATATATTCTGCCATTATGGATGGCTGAGCCTGAATTTCCCGTATAGGAACGGTTAACAGCCCCTTTCGTGACGGTGTTGGTGGCAAGGTCTATAATTTCAAGATGGCTGTTTCCCCAACCGTTAAAAATATAAATTTTATTATGGTAAGTCTCTGAATTGGCAAATCTTCTGGGAAGCAGGGTAGCATTGAGAATACTCCAGCTGTTACTGGTGATATTATATTTTTCAACATACCTTGCATCACTTGCTTTTGCCTGATACCCGTTGCTCACATATATATTATCATCTACTATTACACTGGCTGTGGCGCCTCTGCCTGAAGACATATTGGCGAGATTTTTAAATTGAAGTGTTTGTGCATGGAGTAACCATGAACCAAAAAATAAAGGGAGTAATAATTTTGTTTTCAATGGTGTTAAGATTTAGTGTTTGGTTTTATTGGTGTTAAGAATTCGATATTTTTTTAGTAGTGAAATTTAGCATTAGGATTTATTTTTCCTCATTAGCTTTTTATATCTTTTATATTCTGAATAATTATCCTTATTTATTAATTTTACGGCATTCCAGGAAACACCATCTTTTGTCCAGCTAAAATAGGGGATTTCTTCTGTGAATTTTTTTCTATTTTGCTGATAATCTATTATTTCGTCTACTTTAATTATAAAATAATTAATAATATTGGATTCTACAAATTTCTGTTGAGAAGTTGGTGTCCAGTAATGTTTGTGAGAATAATTATTCCCAGCTTTTAATTCAAATGTATAGGTGATTCCATCAAGACCAAAAGCCCAATTTTTAATCTGATTATCAGTTGGAATTTCATGAATTTTTAATGAGGCTATAAGGTTTTTTATTTCATTAACCTGTTTTTCGGTTAAACTAAATTCTTTAATAAATGTTTTTCCTGTTTTTTTACCCTCCCAGGTTTCCTCAACATACATTAGGTATTTATTGGATTCACTGGAAAGCTCCAAATAATATTTATCTGAACCAAACCTAAAAAAATCTTTCTTTTCTTTAGGTTGGATAAGTCTTAATTTTTCGATGATTGGTTTTTCATATTTATAATAATATAGAGTGTCACTGTCTTTTGTTAATTCATATTGTTGAGCAAAAAGCCCCGGTGCAAAGAATGAAAAAACTATAAAAAGTATTGATCTCATTTTATTTTGAATATAGTAGAGTGCTAGACTTTATAGGTATGTTATCTTTCTTAACTTAGTAAGTAATAAAGTCATATCCTATTTCTTTTACTCCTTTAAAATCCTGTTTTGACTCCCTTGGGATTAGAAAACCATCTTCACTAAGTTCTTTTAGGATATATTTTAGTGTTAAGATCACTGCTTTATTTTCAAGTAGGAAGTGATGTTTAGAAACAGGAAAACCACATTTTTTTAAAATTGAAATAGGAGTTACAACAAATTTCTTTTTTGACATTTGTAATTTTAGAAATTCGAGTATTTTGATTTTGTCTAATTCTTCCAACTGTATCATTTTATTTACAATTAAATTTGTTGCTTAACCGAATAGGATATCAGCACGAAGTACTCTTTAAAATTTTGTTTCAAAACCTTTTCGCAAAGCTTTTAATTCAGGTTCTGTTAAGTCCCTTTCATTAATCTCCTGCCAAAGCGATTGTGCTTTATTGATTTCTGTTATTCCTGTTTTTTTCACTGCAGCTGCCCACATTAGTATAGCAAAGTCTTTTTTGTTATACAGGATTCCATCATAATTTATAAAGGCACCTTCATACTTTTCAACCGTATTTTTAAAGTCTAACTTTCCTCCTTTAGACTCTGTTTTGATATAGTTTTCGAGATCAGAATTTTCATTATTATGATTGTTAATGAATTTTTCCTTTACAATATTTTTCACCTCTTCGATGACATCACTATACTTTAAAATTTTAAAATCTTTGTTGTTGAGTTTTAGAACGCCATCATTGATTATTGCTTTGTTTTTTTTGATGTCTGCTAATTCTTTTGCCCTGGTCTCTGTTATTTTCCCTTTTAATTTTGAAGGAATTTGAAAACTCTCATTTTTACTTGGAATGACTACATTATAGAAAAAAGAATCATCTTCATTTTTAGGAATTAGCATCAGCATTCCCTTGACATTTCCTTTATCAGCAATCATGAAATAGTAAGAGGGTAATTTGCTCGAAAAATTCCAATAGTCATCTGAAGTTGGATTTTCATTGATAAAAACAGATGATTGCTTATTGTCAATATTATCTTTTATGGTGTAATAACTTGAAATTATTTCAACATTCTCAAGAGTGAAATTTTCTATTTTTTCACTGTTAAATATTGGATTTCCATTTTTATCAAGCTGAGCGTACAGGTTTGAACCCGTTAGAAAAATCGAGAATATAAATATGAATAATTGTCTTTTCATCGGTAGTTGTATTATTTTATTTAACTTGCAAATTTAGGCAATACGCAAAGAGTAAATATATACAAATTGTATTAATTCTACCTACTTCTAGTGAAGTTACATAGCCTTTCGTAATCCTGTTTCTCATCAATCACAACCGGCGGAATTCGCAAACACCTGTGTTTATCATAAAACAACTTTTACTTTTGTTTAAAACATCTGTGTTTCTTATAAAATAAACGGTAAGGAAATCTTCTGTAGTTTGCGGGACACCAACGGAGCACTCCGGTAGGGATAAATAATAATGGATGTAACTAAATACGACAGCTTAACCTAATTATGTTACCTCGCTTTCCTTTCAAGAATAAGGTGCGCCGCATCCAGCATTTTAGTCAGGTGAATATAGGGGCATACGATATTCCTTTCCGGGAGATGGCCATACACCCGCAGTGAGAAATGGATAATCCCGGTCATAAAATAATCAAATTCCTTTGTGCTGTATTCCCTAAATGCTTTTTTAAAGACCAACAGGGGATTCCGGTATTCTTTCTCCGAAAGCAAGCCAAGAACCAACGGAGAGACCTCTTCCAAGTGAGTATTGACGGCACGTTTCTTTTCCTTTAGCGCTATGAGGTAGGCTGCATGGATGAAGGACCGCATAGTCTGGTGAAAATGAAGAATAACGGACGGATCTTCCTTGATCCAGCTATTTCTTTTAACAGCGTAATTCATAATGGTGTTTAACCGTTCTTTAGAGACTGTAAGGTCATTGAGCTGGAAAAATGTTTCCATCTGCTGTAAGCCGCAATGTTTCTTGCGGCCTTTCCCAAGCCGGGATTGAAAGTCTGTTCTGGTTTCTTTCATGAGTTTGTATTTTTAGTGATTTGTAAAATGATTATTTAGTGTATAATTTTTTTAAACCATTAAGAGTTTTTAAGTAATTAAGAATCATTAAGATCATAGCTGAAGCTATTGATGAAGCGGGCTGCTTTACCATCTTTGATGGGGCTTAACTTATCTTACTATCTTCATTTTTCTTAATGGTTTATATTTTTTCACGTATTAAGTTCTTTTCAAAATAATTAGTTGAATACAGTTTTTTCTTAACCATTAAGAGTTTTTAAGGGGTTAAGAATTATTAAGATCATAGCTGAAGCTATGGATGAAGCGGGCTGCTTCACCATCTTTGATGGTGCTTAACTTATCTTACTATCTTCATTTTTCTTAATGGTTTATATTTTTTCACGTATTAAGTTTTTTCAAAATAATTATTTGAATACAATTTTTTTTAACCATTAAGAGCTTTTTAAGTAGTTAAGAATCATTAAGATCATAGCTGAAGCTATGGATGAAGCTGGCTGCTTCATCATTTTGGATGGTGCTTAACTTATCTTATTACCTTTATGTTCCTTAATGGTTAATTTTTTTTGTGTTTCTAAAAGCCCGAAAGCCGCAATGGATTGTACACCCCATTGTACCGTATCATGATACTTTATGTGGTAAAGCAGGCTTAGAAAAAGATAATTGTAGAAGAGCGGAACGGCATGAAATAAAAACGGCATGAGACTCTACAATATCTGTAATAGGGGTACTGGTATACCTTGAGACAGATAAGAGAGCCCACGCCTAGGTCGTGAGCTTCATTACTTATCTTCTTGTCTCTTAAAAATTACCAGTTTTCTATTACAAGATTCTAAGCAATAGCTTCTATATTTCTTTGAAGTATCGCAAAGCTACATTTATTGTAGCTTATGGCACAAATATAATATAATTTCTGGGTTGTAGGTTAATTCAACTACATTTTTTTATTGTAAACTTTTCAAATTGCTTTAATAATGGTATTTGCAATGGATAAAATTGAATTTCGAATAGCTTTTGGTAAAAGAGTTGAAAAATTTAGAAAGAAGTTGGGATTAAGCTATCGCGAGTTAGCTCAGAAATGTGACGTAGACCATAGTAATATCAGCAAAATTGAAAAAGGAGAAGTTGATTTAAGGATTTCAACAATACAGGAATTGTCTAAAGGCTTAGAAGTTCATCCTCAAGAATTATTTGATTTTAAAATAGAATAAATAAATAAGCTCCGAAGTTTTCAGGCTTCGGAGCTTATTTTTAAATAAATTGGTTTTATTTTATTAGATCAATTTCGGGAACTTTGTACAGAGGTTCAATCGAAGCACTTCAGCCCCGATTTTTGGCAACCCTTGTTATGTACAGGCATTATAGTTTAATTCTGCTTAGAGATTTGACAATACCTTTGTTTGTTGGTCGTAATAAAATTTTATGGTTAATTGCAATTTCCTCTAAAGTCAATTCGCTCCTTGTTAAAAATGCTTCACTAAATGGCTCTATGATTTTTGGAAATGAAACAATTGCAAATACCTTTTTGTTTTTAGGAATAATCTCATTATTCCTAAAATATTCAACAGTACTAACAATTTGTTTAATCGATGTATTAGGGTGATCAATAATCCCCAAAAAAGCACTAGTATGATTATTAGCATACTTTGTTTCTACGAAAAGTATCCAGTCATTTTCATTTAGCGTTGTTGGAAATAATATACATTCACATTGTTTAACCTGTCCTTCAGGCGTGTTTACTTTTAAAGCGTTCTCGTTAAATGCAACATAATATATACTTATTCTATGTTCGTTTGTGAGGTGAACACAACTGTCCCCTGGTTGGTTTTCTAGCACTTCAACAATTCCATTATTTATATTCTTATAGTCAATTATGTAAATGTTTTCCGTGTTAATTGTGCTACTTCTTTGTTCAACTATAACTTCATTAATTTTCTGTATCATAGTCATAGTAACTTAACATTTCAAAATACTCATCCATTATATCCTTTGTTATTTCATTGAAATAATGTTTAGTAACTGTTTTGGTTTGTAAATCTTTAACAGAAACTAATGTGCCTTCTTGAACTTGCCATACTGAAACAACATCAGGATTTATCCAAGACTTTTCATTTTTAATCTCGTCAACTTCTTCAGGCTTGATTTTGTTTTTAACATTGTATCCCATTAAACAATTGTTTATTGCGTATAGAATATATGGGCTATGTGTGGTAAGTAATAACGAATGGTCTTTGTCATCATTCATTTTATCAAACAAATAATTAATCAAATCCCTTTGAGTAGTAGGGAAAAGATTTTGCTCTGGTTCTTCTATTATAAAGTTAGTGAAGTGATACCTTTCCAATGATTTAGCACGTTGATATGAATTAATAATTTTAATCACATCATCATTGTCTAAATCTAAATTATCTATTTTTGATAAATCATTAGAGTATTTATTGAAGTCTATAATTTTAGATAAATTTTTCACTAAAAAATTTTTCAGGGCATCTTTTTCTTCTACAGAATTTGATGTTTGTCTATTATAAATAAACTCTGTCAAATACTCAATAAGAACTATTAATGGTATAATTGATTGTAATCCACTTGAGCCTTCTCGTAGTTGTATTTCTTTATTATTTTTTAAAAGTAGAATATCACTCTCATTTTCAGATTTTGTATAAAATTTAATATCTAAATTCAAAACCTTTAAATTATTAGTATTGCTAAATATGCGTTTTGCTGTGAACCAATCATAAACAAAGCTCATAATATTGTCATTAGTTTCTTTATACTTTGATAAATTAGGTATTACCGAAACAAAATTTCTTTCTGAAGGAATGTAAATGTTTTTTGACTTTTGGTAAATTTTAGTTGTTCTTTTTTTTCTAAAGCTTTTTTTAAGTTTTCTTCCTTTATAGGAAATAGTTATAAAGTCAGAAGTATAAGTGAAAATAGAATTTTCA from the Chryseobacterium phocaeense genome contains:
- a CDS encoding Kelch repeat-containing protein: MKTKLLLPLFFGSWLLHAQTLQFKNLANMSSGRGATASVIVDDNIYVSNGYQAKASDARYVEKYNITSNSWSILNATLLPRRFANSETYHNKIYIFNGWGNSHLEIIDLATNTVTKGAVNRSYTGNSGSAIHNGRIYVFGGSGLNGAATTVFSDRFQYYDIASDTWNPLPDMPTAREAKGKIVNDKLYVIGGFNGTPSRLINVYDLNTNRWIDKYTMPVGISGHSLAVYGNKIFIAGGVNSQTFLAYFDTTTHKLHQLSSNMIPRRHATAEVYNNKLYIIGGSTTSLTSSAIKSIQVADISESVLSADGSR
- a CDS encoding helix-turn-helix domain-containing protein: MDKIEFRIAFGKRVEKFRKKLGLSYRELAQKCDVDHSNISKIEKGEVDLRISTIQELSKGLEVHPQELFDFKIE
- a CDS encoding AAA family ATPase, yielding MTRIEIKNIGPIKNVDFELNKVNILMGPQSSGKSTIAKIISFCQWAEKRYLLDGNFAYDVNEQLLEFHRLSENYFSENSIFTYTSDFITISYKGRKLKKSFRKKRTTKIYQKSKNIYIPSERNFVSVIPNLSKYKETNDNIMSFVYDWFTAKRIFSNTNNLKVLNLDIKFYTKSENESDILLLKNNKEIQLREGSSGLQSIIPLIVLIEYLTEFIYNRQTSNSVEEKDALKNFLVKNLSKIIDFNKYSNDLSKIDNLDLDNDDVIKIINSYQRAKSLERYHFTNFIIEEPEQNLFPTTQRDLINYLFDKMNDDKDHSLLLTTHSPYILYAINNCLMGYNVKNKIKPEEVDEIKNEKSWINPDVVSVWQVQEGTLVSVKDLQTKTVTKHYFNEITKDIMDEYFEMLSYYDYDTEN